A single uncultured Acetobacterium sp. DNA region contains:
- a CDS encoding PIN domain-containing protein, which yields MIQKILRVSFAVIGTLVGVALANVVLTNTWLLTTMQINLSPELQFILYAALIVLFGLIFFILFPLMLKGVKKLSKIVETSMENVRLIDIGLGIGGLVIGLVIAMLISFAFSQIPIPWIGGILTISIYIVLGYIGFSLPIKKREELLMAFQSAKREKDANVPVGQKRPTKKKGAAIPKLLDTSVIIDGRIFDICKTGFIEGPLVIPVFVLNELQLISDSSDELKRNRGRRGLDILNKIQTDLEIEVQITEEDFEDTHEVDSKLVKLGKSTKGKILTNDYNLNKVATVQGVDVLNINELANAVKPIVLPGEEMKVLLVKGGKENGQAVAYLDDGTMIVVENGKKYIGTTAAVLVTSILQTAAGRMIFAKPKK from the coding sequence GTGATACAAAAGATACTTAGAGTGTCATTTGCGGTTATTGGAACCCTGGTCGGGGTAGCCTTGGCTAACGTTGTGCTGACAAATACCTGGCTTCTGACAACCATGCAAATAAATCTCAGCCCAGAATTGCAATTTATTCTTTATGCAGCCCTCATTGTTTTATTTGGACTTATTTTTTTCATTCTATTCCCGCTTATGCTCAAAGGCGTTAAAAAGCTATCAAAAATTGTTGAGACCAGTATGGAAAATGTCCGGCTTATCGACATTGGTTTGGGCATCGGCGGTTTGGTGATTGGTCTGGTCATTGCAATGCTCATCAGTTTTGCATTTTCGCAGATTCCAATTCCCTGGATCGGAGGAATTTTGACCATTAGCATCTACATTGTGCTGGGATACATTGGCTTTTCATTACCAATTAAAAAACGGGAAGAACTCCTGATGGCTTTTCAGAGTGCCAAACGGGAAAAAGATGCCAACGTGCCGGTTGGACAAAAGCGGCCCACAAAAAAGAAGGGTGCTGCCATCCCCAAATTATTGGATACCAGTGTGATTATTGACGGACGGATCTTTGATATCTGCAAAACCGGATTTATTGAAGGTCCATTGGTGATCCCGGTATTTGTGCTCAATGAACTCCAGCTGATATCCGATTCATCCGATGAATTAAAAAGAAATCGGGGCCGTCGGGGACTGGATATTTTGAACAAAATTCAGACGGATCTGGAAATTGAAGTTCAAATTACCGAAGAAGATTTCGAAGATACCCATGAGGTGGATTCAAAATTGGTAAAGCTGGGAAAATCCACAAAGGGAAAAATTCTGACCAATGATTATAATCTCAACAAGGTTGCCACGGTTCAAGGGGTTGACGTGTTGAATATTAATGAGTTGGCCAATGCTGTGAAACCAATTGTGTTGCCCGGGGAAGAGATGAAGGTTCTCCTGGTAAAAGGCGGAAAAGAAAATGGCCAAGCCGTAGCCTATCTGGATGACGGAACCATGATCGTTGTTGAAAATGGCAAGAAATATATCGGAACCACTGCCGCAGTTTTAGTAACCAGTATTTTGCAAACCGCTGCCGGGCGAATGATCTTTGCAAAACCTAAAAAATAG
- a CDS encoding CarD family transcriptional regulator has product MYKIGDKIVYPMHGAGIIEAIEEREIFEEIKPYYIMQIVSEGLQILIPVDKVDDIGVRTIVTQPVIDEMIESLKLPMDEMEKNWNRRYREHLERLKTGDIFEVAKVVKNLILLDRLKGLSTGEKKMLNNARNFIVSEMVLIQDKDKDEILELINSSVHSEA; this is encoded by the coding sequence ATGTATAAAATTGGGGATAAAATTGTTTATCCGATGCACGGAGCAGGTATCATTGAAGCAATTGAAGAACGAGAAATATTTGAAGAAATAAAACCTTACTACATCATGCAGATCGTATCCGAAGGTTTGCAGATTTTAATTCCCGTTGATAAAGTTGATGATATTGGGGTAAGAACCATTGTGACCCAGCCAGTAATTGATGAAATGATTGAATCACTGAAATTACCAATGGATGAAATGGAAAAAAACTGGAACCGTCGGTATCGGGAACATCTGGAACGGCTGAAGACCGGCGATATTTTTGAAGTGGCTAAAGTTGTCAAAAATCTAATCCTATTGGATCGATTAAAAGGCCTCTCAACCGGAGAAAAGAAGATGCTGAATAATGCGAGAAACTTCATCGTCAGCGAAATGGTTTTAATTCAAGACAAAGATAAAGATGAAATTTTAGAGTTGATTAATAGTTCAGTACATAGCGAGGCGTGA
- a CDS encoding Tex family protein: protein MENFVEQMINQLAKEFSIRPQQVEDTINLIDGGNTIPFIARYRKEVTGNLSDALLRDLDVRLTYLRKLEKRKEEVTGSIEEQGKLSPELKAAILKSQTLQEVEDLYLPYKQKKKTRASVAREKGLEPLALQIMEQKLTEAELAEAALNYIDAEKEIITAEEALQLAMDIIAEIISDNGTYRGVIRKSTYDKGQIKSTVVKGKEEESPELEMYFDHTEAIKTIKDHRILALNRGEKKKALSVKLLAPTEEIEAYLKKELVKAQPSSYLLKSIADSYTRLIAPAIEREIRTALKERAEEGAIKMFALNLKKLLLQPPFKEKVTMGFDPAFRTGCKIAILDKVGKVLDYTTIYPTFGKGQAEKAEKEFLELIERHQVDIIAIGNGTASRESEQFVAETIKKTTVPVQYIVVNEAGASVYSASELGTEEYPDINVSIRGAISIGGRLQDPLSELVKIDPKHIGVGQYQHDVNQKELERVLEATVEDAVNNVGVNVNRASVALLKYVAGVNKTIANNIMDYRNSVGPIKSRKELMKVKGLGAKAYEQCAGFLRIDDGDNILDNTGVHPEAYKSVEKLLKLKGIKKEKLGTREQQDLFNDMNYSEMAAQLEIGIPTLYDIIKELKKPGLDPRENAPKPHLRSDVLSMSDLEVDMELIGTVRNVIDFGAFVDIGVHQDGLVHISQITDRYIKHPSEAVSLGDVVTVKVLSVDQKRKRISLTMII from the coding sequence ATGGAGAATTTTGTGGAACAGATGATTAACCAGCTAGCAAAAGAGTTTTCAATACGCCCCCAACAGGTGGAAGATACCATCAATTTAATCGATGGCGGAAACACCATTCCCTTTATCGCCCGTTACCGAAAAGAGGTAACCGGAAATTTAAGTGATGCCCTTTTACGGGATCTGGATGTGCGTTTAACATATTTAAGAAAATTGGAAAAACGAAAAGAAGAGGTCACCGGCAGCATTGAGGAGCAGGGCAAGCTGAGCCCAGAACTAAAAGCCGCTATTTTAAAAAGCCAAACCCTTCAGGAAGTGGAAGATCTCTATCTGCCTTATAAACAAAAAAAGAAAACCCGAGCCTCAGTAGCCAGAGAAAAAGGGCTGGAACCGCTGGCGCTGCAGATTATGGAACAAAAGCTGACCGAAGCCGAACTGGCTGAAGCGGCTCTTAACTATATCGATGCCGAAAAAGAAATCATCACCGCCGAAGAAGCCTTACAATTGGCGATGGATATTATTGCCGAAATTATTTCGGACAATGGTACCTACCGGGGCGTGATCCGCAAGAGTACCTATGATAAAGGACAAATTAAATCCACCGTGGTCAAGGGCAAAGAAGAGGAAAGTCCAGAACTGGAAATGTATTTTGACCACACCGAAGCGATTAAAACCATCAAGGATCACCGGATCTTAGCGCTTAACCGGGGCGAAAAGAAAAAAGCGCTGTCGGTTAAACTATTGGCACCCACCGAAGAAATTGAAGCCTATTTAAAAAAAGAGCTGGTTAAAGCCCAGCCGTCAAGCTATTTGTTAAAATCAATTGCGGACAGTTATACCCGGCTGATTGCCCCAGCGATTGAGCGGGAAATCCGCACCGCTTTAAAAGAACGAGCCGAAGAAGGGGCCATTAAGATGTTTGCCCTTAACCTCAAAAAACTGCTGCTGCAGCCGCCATTTAAAGAAAAAGTCACGATGGGCTTTGACCCGGCCTTCCGAACTGGCTGCAAGATTGCGATTCTCGATAAGGTGGGGAAAGTACTGGACTACACCACCATCTATCCGACCTTTGGCAAGGGCCAGGCCGAAAAAGCGGAAAAAGAATTCCTGGAACTGATTGAACGGCATCAGGTCGATATCATCGCCATCGGTAACGGCACTGCTTCCCGGGAATCAGAACAGTTCGTCGCCGAAACCATTAAAAAAACGACGGTCCCGGTTCAATATATTGTCGTCAATGAGGCTGGCGCTTCGGTTTATTCAGCCTCTGAGTTGGGGACCGAAGAATATCCGGACATTAATGTCTCGATTCGGGGAGCCATTTCCATTGGCGGACGACTTCAGGATCCCCTTTCGGAGCTGGTTAAAATAGATCCCAAACACATCGGGGTTGGTCAATACCAGCATGACGTCAATCAGAAAGAACTGGAACGGGTGCTGGAAGCCACTGTCGAGGATGCGGTAAATAACGTCGGGGTTAACGTCAACCGGGCATCGGTGGCGTTGCTTAAATACGTGGCCGGAGTCAATAAAACCATTGCCAATAATATTATGGATTACCGTAACAGTGTCGGCCCGATTAAAAGCCGCAAAGAACTGATGAAGGTCAAAGGTCTGGGTGCCAAAGCCTATGAGCAGTGCGCAGGATTTTTGCGGATTGATGATGGGGATAACATTCTGGATAATACTGGCGTTCACCCGGAGGCCTATAAAAGTGTCGAAAAACTATTAAAGCTGAAGGGCATTAAGAAAGAAAAACTGGGAACCCGGGAACAGCAGGATTTGTTTAACGACATGAACTATTCCGAAATGGCAGCGCAACTGGAAATTGGGATTCCGACCCTTTATGACATTATTAAAGAGCTTAAGAAACCGGGGCTTGATCCTCGGGAGAATGCTCCCAAGCCCCATTTGCGATCTGATGTCCTATCGATGAGTGATCTGGAAGTGGATATGGAACTCATCGGCACGGTCCGAAACGTCATTGATTTTGGTGCCTTTGTGGATATTGGCGTCCATCAGGATGGGTTGGTGCATATTTCACAGATAACCGACCGTTATATCAAGCATCCGTCGGAAGCGGTTTCCCTGGGGGATGTGGTAACTGTTAAGGTGCTATCGGTAGATCAAAAGCGAAAACGGATCAGTTTAACCATGATTATTTAA
- a CDS encoding DegV family protein encodes MAIKFIVDSMCDTNSDILNRYDFDILPFPVTLDDKTYFDGINITPEMVVNFVNHNSKLFPKTAQIQPLDITNTIEKHLKNGDDVIYLVLSSKLSGTYQTARLLAKDLLEKYPERKVAIVDSLSATTGSALILYQGLKLNKLNRPYEEIVETMTFLAQHAQIFFLVGDIKWLAQGGRISRNAAMIGDMLKIVPILYFKDGEILVYEKIRGQKKALKTLFAIINEKMGNKEQILGMIQSTAPELQDKAKKYFEKELGIKNFLLPEKAGSTLTVHIGTNCLGIMFFDELPENYVNVIP; translated from the coding sequence ATGGCAATAAAATTTATTGTGGATTCCATGTGTGATACCAACAGCGACATCTTAAATCGCTATGATTTTGATATATTACCCTTTCCCGTAACCCTAGATGATAAAACTTATTTTGATGGCATCAATATCACCCCCGAAATGGTGGTCAATTTTGTCAATCACAACAGCAAGCTCTTTCCCAAAACGGCTCAGATCCAACCCCTGGATATTACCAATACCATCGAGAAGCACCTTAAAAATGGCGATGATGTGATTTATTTGGTGCTTTCCTCAAAGCTTTCCGGCACCTACCAGACCGCCCGATTACTGGCCAAAGATCTGCTGGAAAAATATCCGGAACGAAAGGTCGCGATTGTCGATTCGCTTTCAGCCACCACTGGTTCGGCGCTGATTCTTTATCAAGGCTTGAAACTCAATAAACTTAACCGTCCCTACGAGGAAATTGTTGAAACCATGACCTTTCTGGCTCAGCACGCCCAGATCTTTTTTCTGGTGGGCGATATCAAATGGCTGGCCCAGGGCGGCCGGATCAGCCGCAATGCTGCCATGATTGGCGATATGTTAAAAATTGTCCCGATTCTTTACTTTAAAGACGGTGAAATTCTCGTCTATGAAAAAATCCGCGGCCAGAAAAAAGCGTTAAAAACCCTATTTGCCATTATCAATGAAAAAATGGGCAACAAAGAACAAATCCTCGGAATGATCCAAAGTACCGCCCCGGAGCTCCAGGATAAGGCCAAAAAATATTTTGAAAAAGAGCTGGGGATCAAGAATTTTTTACTGCCTGAAAAAGCTGGCTCCACCCTGACTGTTCACATTGGTACCAATTGTCTGGGGATTATGTTTTTTGATGAACTTCCCGAAAATTATGTCAATGTTATCCCTTAA
- a CDS encoding TIGR00266 family protein, giving the protein MNYEIKGGNLPVVTVTLDNGEALFTESGGMSWMTENIRMETNTKGGVLKGLRRSLAGDSLFMTTYTAERGNSQISFCSSYPGEIKALTLQKGQSMICQKHSFLAGESTLDVDLYFKKNIGVGFFGGEGFILQKISGPGTAFIEMDGAMVEYDLAPGEVIKIDQGHIGMFEESVSFDIQAVKGMKNIFLSGEGLFLATLKGPGKVWLQTMPLSRLVQLVASSLPPRG; this is encoded by the coding sequence ATGAATTATGAAATCAAGGGAGGCAATCTCCCGGTGGTAACAGTAACTCTGGATAATGGGGAAGCCCTGTTTACGGAATCAGGCGGGATGTCCTGGATGACAGAAAACATCCGGATGGAAACCAATACCAAGGGTGGCGTCCTCAAAGGATTAAGACGTTCACTGGCCGGTGATTCGCTGTTTATGACTACCTACACGGCCGAGCGAGGAAACAGTCAAATTTCTTTTTGCTCCAGTTATCCGGGCGAAATAAAAGCGCTGACCTTACAAAAAGGCCAGTCAATGATCTGTCAGAAGCATAGTTTTTTAGCTGGCGAATCGACGCTGGATGTGGATCTGTACTTTAAAAAGAATATCGGCGTCGGCTTTTTTGGTGGAGAGGGTTTCATTCTGCAAAAAATCTCCGGGCCGGGAACAGCTTTTATTGAAATGGATGGCGCCATGGTCGAATATGATCTGGCTCCCGGTGAAGTCATTAAAATCGATCAGGGTCATATCGGCATGTTTGAAGAATCGGTAAGCTTTGATATCCAGGCTGTCAAAGGGATGAAGAATATCTTTTTAAGTGGCGAAGGATTATTCCTGGCGACCTTAAAAGGGCCGGGAAAGGTTTGGCTGCAAACCATGCCGCTAAGCCGACTGGTTCAACTGGTCGCGTCAAGCTTGCCGCCAAGAGGCTAG
- a CDS encoding aconitate hydratase — protein sequence MGKTLTEKIIAAHLVVGEMIKGEEIGIRIDQTLTQDSTGTMAYLQFEAMEVPRVKTKKSLAYIDHNMLQEGPENMDDHRYIQSVAKKHGVYYSKPGNGICHQVQIERFGVPGDTLLGSDSHTPTGGGIGMLAIGAGGLDVAVAMAGDPYYITMPKVVKVELTGKLRTGVSSKDVILEVLRQCTVKGGVNKVFEYTGEGVKTLTVPERATITNMGAELGATTSVFPSDEMTKLFLEAQGRGGDYIELSADADAVYDEVVKVDMDVLEPLTACPHSPDKVVKISDIEGLKVDQVAIGSCTNSSWLDLMKVAAIVKGKTVAENVSLVIAPGSKQVLTMLAENGALADLLNAGARVLECGCGPCIGMGQAPSTDAVSLRTFNRNFFGRSGTPSADVYLLSPEAAAISALEGVLTNPLGKIDLPEIAMPENFLLNDTMVMAPAPEGTAVEVIKGPNIKPFPATKPLENTVAGKALIVVEDNITTDHIMPSNAKLLPYRSNIPYLSNYCLAPCDPEFPKRALDNGGGFIIGGSNYGQGSSREHAALAPVYLGIKGVAVKSFARIHKNNLINNGILPLVFANEADYDTIALNDELIIENALDAVRSGKANLVNKTKGLTYVMLLEVSERQKEMLLAGGLINLIKLKK from the coding sequence ATGGGAAAAACATTAACAGAGAAGATTATTGCGGCACACCTTGTAGTGGGAGAAATGATCAAGGGGGAAGAAATCGGGATTCGGATCGATCAGACCCTGACCCAGGACTCCACTGGAACCATGGCATATTTGCAGTTTGAAGCAATGGAGGTTCCGCGGGTTAAAACAAAAAAATCCCTGGCCTATATTGACCATAACATGCTCCAGGAAGGTCCGGAAAACATGGATGATCACCGTTATATCCAAAGCGTGGCCAAAAAACATGGCGTGTATTATTCAAAACCGGGCAACGGCATCTGCCATCAGGTTCAGATTGAACGTTTTGGTGTACCGGGCGATACCCTGTTAGGATCAGACAGCCATACCCCCACCGGTGGGGGTATCGGCATGCTGGCCATTGGTGCCGGCGGCCTGGATGTGGCCGTTGCCATGGCGGGAGATCCTTATTACATCACCATGCCAAAAGTGGTGAAGGTTGAATTAACCGGTAAGCTTCGGACTGGCGTATCGTCAAAGGATGTGATCCTGGAAGTGTTACGTCAATGTACCGTAAAAGGCGGCGTTAACAAGGTTTTCGAATACACCGGCGAAGGGGTTAAAACTCTGACCGTTCCTGAACGAGCCACCATTACCAACATGGGTGCTGAGCTGGGCGCAACCACCTCGGTGTTCCCATCTGATGAAATGACCAAACTGTTTTTGGAAGCCCAGGGCCGAGGCGGAGATTACATCGAATTATCCGCCGATGCCGATGCTGTCTATGATGAAGTGGTTAAGGTTGACATGGATGTGTTGGAACCTTTAACCGCCTGTCCCCACAGTCCCGACAAGGTGGTGAAAATTTCGGATATTGAAGGATTAAAGGTTGATCAGGTAGCCATCGGCAGCTGTACCAATTCATCCTGGTTGGATCTGATGAAGGTGGCCGCCATTGTAAAAGGCAAAACCGTGGCTGAAAATGTCTCTCTGGTTATTGCCCCGGGGTCAAAACAGGTGTTAACGATGCTGGCCGAAAACGGCGCATTGGCCGATCTGTTAAACGCCGGCGCCCGAGTGCTGGAATGCGGTTGCGGCCCTTGTATCGGCATGGGTCAGGCGCCATCAACGGATGCGGTGTCACTGCGAACCTTCAACCGAAACTTCTTTGGTCGTTCCGGTACCCCATCGGCCGACGTGTATCTGTTAAGTCCTGAAGCTGCCGCTATTTCAGCACTTGAAGGGGTTTTGACGAATCCTTTGGGCAAGATCGATCTGCCTGAAATTGCCATGCCAGAGAACTTTTTACTTAATGATACCATGGTGATGGCACCAGCGCCAGAAGGCACGGCAGTAGAAGTTATCAAAGGACCAAACATTAAACCGTTCCCGGCCACCAAACCATTGGAAAACACCGTTGCCGGCAAAGCGTTAATCGTTGTGGAAGACAATATTACCACCGACCATATTATGCCGTCCAACGCCAAACTATTGCCATACCGTTCCAATATTCCGTACCTGTCAAATTATTGCCTGGCTCCCTGCGATCCAGAATTTCCTAAGCGGGCATTGGATAATGGCGGCGGATTTATTATCGGCGGATCAAACTACGGTCAGGGCTCCAGCCGTGAGCATGCCGCTTTGGCTCCCGTTTATCTGGGTATTAAAGGGGTAGCGGTTAAATCCTTTGCCCGGATTCACAAAAACAATCTGATCAATAATGGGATTCTGCCACTGGTATTTGCAAATGAAGCTGATTATGATACCATCGCACTGAATGACGAATTGATCATTGAAAATGCCCTGGATGCAGTTAGATCAGGGAAAGCCAACCTGGTGAATAAAACCAAAGGCTTAACTTATGTGATGTTACTGGAAGTTTCCGAACGTCAAAAAGAAATGCTACTGGCCGGCGGACTGATCAACTTGATTAAATTAAAAAAATAA
- a CDS encoding YihY/virulence factor BrkB family protein: protein MTKIKCFSRFLITQGKKNNIVNLSAQMSFRTLSAFIPFLMLLYNFINWFSASISKQFFAALAMVLPRSIMSYVNFAMENATAYPVSTSTNLVIGFFLLYISVSAMHSLITSLNRIFGQEETRGLVSLWVQSIIYLFLFLLIILFTLFFYLFGIKLFGFLFGALNLSNIFAIFITLFSLIYIVIIPTLIFTLIYMFAPKNHLSFFQALPGGLFVSIGWMVILILYAIFANATINFNTFFLNLQGPFSLFFVVYLISFTLALGGVVNLYSARTEPTKITEREEMVND, encoded by the coding sequence ATGACTAAAATAAAATGCTTCAGCCGCTTTCTAATTACCCAGGGAAAGAAAAACAATATTGTCAATCTTTCGGCTCAAATGTCCTTTCGGACCCTTTCCGCTTTTATTCCTTTCTTGATGTTGCTCTACAATTTTATTAACTGGTTTTCGGCGAGTATTAGCAAGCAGTTTTTTGCTGCTCTAGCGATGGTTTTACCCCGATCCATTATGAGTTATGTGAATTTTGCAATGGAAAATGCCACCGCCTACCCGGTTTCTACCAGTACGAATCTGGTGATTGGATTCTTTCTTTTATATATCTCGGTTTCGGCGATGCATTCCCTGATTACCTCCCTGAACCGAATTTTCGGCCAGGAGGAAACCAGAGGTTTAGTTTCACTCTGGGTCCAATCGATAATTTATCTGTTCCTCTTTCTCTTGATTATTCTTTTTACCCTTTTTTTCTATCTATTCGGAATAAAACTGTTCGGCTTTCTTTTTGGCGCCTTAAATCTCTCCAATATATTTGCCATTTTTATCACGCTTTTTAGTTTAATTTATATCGTTATCATCCCGACCCTCATTTTTACACTGATTTATATGTTTGCTCCCAAAAATCATCTGAGCTTTTTTCAAGCCCTTCCCGGTGGTTTATTCGTGAGCATCGGCTGGATGGTTATTCTCATTCTCTATGCAATTTTTGCCAATGCCACCATCAATTTCAACACCTTTTTCCTAAATTTGCAAGGGCCCTTTTCACTTTTCTTTGTTGTTTATCTGATTAGCTTTACGCTGGCTTTAGGTGGTGTGGTTAATCTTTATTCAGCTCGAACTGAACCCACTAAAATCACTGAAAGAGAGGAAATGGTCAATGATTGA
- a CDS encoding YhjD/YihY/BrkB family envelope integrity protein produces MIERILNLRIVKLGFFLMEDFEETDFSGICTQMSFYLLLAFFPLLLFLISFIGNFIKPFEAYLYDILKFFLPNLSYDYVTTLLDTMTSEIANSNFSLILISFFFSTLAARAVMIGINQTYGRKETRNLLQIWLFSFLFTILFALAILIIVAAYIFSADLGAVILKQIGLYTYYYPLLSLFAVIFSWLVSTFIFNMIYVMAPAHRLKFKDALPGALFATMGINIAFRIFTLFINHSSKYTELYGSLGGLFALMVAIYFICVILNLGGKINLYWSLYKTKEFSFKL; encoded by the coding sequence ATGATTGAGCGTATTTTAAATCTCAGAATTGTCAAGCTGGGCTTCTTTCTGATGGAAGATTTCGAAGAAACCGATTTCTCCGGGATTTGTACTCAAATGTCTTTTTACCTGCTTTTAGCTTTTTTCCCATTGCTGCTTTTTCTGATTTCTTTTATCGGAAATTTCATCAAGCCCTTTGAAGCCTATTTATATGATATTTTAAAGTTTTTTTTGCCCAATCTCTCCTATGACTATGTCACGACCTTACTGGATACCATGACCAGCGAAATTGCCAACTCAAATTTCAGCCTGATTTTGATCAGCTTTTTCTTTTCGACATTAGCCGCTCGAGCCGTTATGATTGGCATCAACCAAACCTATGGCCGAAAAGAAACCCGAAATCTTTTGCAAATCTGGCTTTTTTCATTTTTGTTTACCATTCTTTTTGCCTTGGCTATTCTAATCATTGTTGCTGCTTATATTTTTAGCGCCGACCTTGGGGCTGTTATTTTAAAACAAATCGGGCTATATACATACTATTATCCATTGTTAAGCCTTTTTGCCGTTATTTTTTCCTGGCTGGTTTCAACCTTTATTTTTAATATGATTTATGTGATGGCACCGGCTCATCGGTTAAAATTTAAGGACGCCCTACCAGGTGCACTCTTTGCAACCATGGGAATTAATATTGCCTTTCGCATTTTCACCCTTTTTATCAATCATTCCAGTAAATATACCGAACTATATGGTAGTCTCGGCGGTCTTTTTGCACTGATGGTGGCGATATACTTTATTTGTGTGATTCTAAATTTAGGTGGAAAAATCAATTTATACTGGTCTCTATATAAAACCAAAGAATTCTCATTTAAACTATAG